The sequence AGGTACAAACACCATATAAGGATCACATGTCTGTATGTAGATGTAAATGTGCAAACAATTTAAAACCTCACAAGTACAAGATGTATTATATTGGGTACAATACATGTGTGTATTAATAACTGTATAGGGGGAATGGGTGAAAGTTTCGCAGTCCTTAGAGGACAAactgacttgtttgcagttaAACTTTCACGGTATACGAAAATATCGTGCGCCCACTCAAAGTGCTAAGCCGTGCACGCACATTTGTTGATAAGTGGGCGTAGCtcatgatgattatgatgtgtaCATACTGATGATCAATTAAAGTGAGCATTGGGAATACACACTACAATGCACATGCCTTCATGCATGCCTTCAGACTGCTGCAACACACCTTACTAAATGGGTGTGGTTCCACATATGTCTAGCTGCAGACAGTGATGCACAATCCCAATACGTGGGCGTGGTTCACTGGGCTGCTGCACGTTGTTAAGCAAATTAACTTATTTCACATGTCGATTCTCAtcacagctagcagcagcattCATGGGGAAACTTTTGACTAACCGCAAAATCTGTGAAGATTTTGCCCATTGAAACTTTCCCTTATATGGTACTATGCTTCTCAATGAATGTTGCTAATACCACCAGCCTGAGTAGCTTTAAAGAATAAGGCCAGTGAGTATGAACACTTTCCCCATTTTCAAGCACAAATGATACAAATGTGCATCAACTATTATGCTGAAACATATACAGGTAAGCTATGGTCTTCTGTCTTTGCTATTGAAACTTGAAGAACTGATACATGTAAAACCTTCTCATCAGGGGATTCACCTAAAAAATTAATAGTTCTCTCTGTGGTCGCTCTAGCTACTGATACATTGGTCTGTTTTATAGCTCTTACAGTACAGCTAGTGCACAAAAAAGGTAACAAAGAAATCGCGAAGGGTTTGCGATTGTTCGTGAAGTCTGTTAGGTTGTTAACAGATTTTGAAATAGGTATGCGAAAGGATCACGGAAGGCTTATGAAGTGCTTGCATGTAAATTGTGTGTTTTGGTAGGGTTCACGAAGCCACACATATAGAACTTCTAATAAGAACAGGATCAATTAGTAGTCATTTATTGCAGGCTGTTTGTCTGTTGCTAGGTTACCCTCAGCACCTTTAGGAGCAAAGCATAACCTCATATCAGTAGATTATGATTTACAGACTAATTCAATTAGTAAATACAACACAACAGCAGTTAGCAATTAGCTCACATAGTGTTCGTAAAGCCTATGCGACCAGCTTGCAAACCTCGCATCTAACGAACATACAAACTATCGCGATTACTTCGTTACTCTTTGTGTAGTGTACCGTACCCCCAAATTTTCTCAGTTTGGTATTTGGTAAGACACTTTAGCCAATTGATTGCCTCACATCATAAAAACATATGAAGAAATAAACGTGGACTTTTGCAAACGATCTGGTTGCTAGAAATGTTCAAGGGATGAAGTCCAAAAGTATTTCTACACATAAAGGGTAACAGATTAATGTGACAATTTTTTtgctgtttttgtaacatttaatGATCTGTTCTAATGGCAGAGACCTGAACTTTGCAAAACTCTTTGCTCACAAAATTCACTGGATTGTTACACCAACCAGATCAAGAAGTGTTCCCATGATCAAGAACATTATTTGATCATTTTCATTTGATTGACACATAGTTTAAATGGAAACAATTTAACTATCGCAGATGATGCATTTGAagcttacaaaaacaatttaATGTCTAACATGTAAAACCACACCTTCTTATGAGCATGTCTGCAAACTTGTACGGCTTGATTGacattgatcacatgatccttgtTGATGAACACCAGTAGACAACACTGTAGAAAACACAACACCAAAAGAAATGTAACAGTGacacaacaaaataatatacaATTTACTATACACACTACAGTGTGACCTTGACATCAttaaactgactgttctattacagcatTTTGTTAACTGTGTACAATttgttagagtaagtgtatgttctattagagtagttgaagaGAACTCTGTGTTAAACAAATTATCTAGACACCTTTCTGATCAAAACTGGCACACAAGTGTGGAAATAATGCAGGCCTCACTGTAGCTCACAAGCCAGCTGGTTTTTTTCTTTGCGTATGTGGAAAAAACCCGTCTGGCAACATTTGCAACTTTTTGTCGACACGGCCAAATTTTGGCAGGACCAAAATGACACTTGGGATAGAACAACTGTTGTTGAGGACACGCGATAAATTCTGCTGGTAGAAACATCATAAAATTATGTTGTGCCTGCCAACAAAATACTGGCAAAAGTTACCAGACATTTTCCTCCACGTCCACATACTCTTAAAATGTCTGGCTGTACTGTATGTCAATGTACACATGTTCATAGAACTACTGGTATGAGCCCTGGTCATCTCCCAAAGTAGGATGGTGACTGGTATTCAGTCCAGTTTCTTAAGTGCCACAGTGACTTGATACTGCATAAAACTGCATAAGATATAGTAGAGTGTGCTGTGAGTAGCTACGCTTAATGCATGTGTTACTGTTCTGTAGTGGATCCCAGTTCTATTGTAGTTTTTTGTGATGTGGCTTAGTACGTCACAATTTGATAATTTTAAGCAGTGActtttctatacaggtggtaaGATGCTTGAGGACTGACTTTCTTCAGGGGGTTGGTGATGTACGCATTACACAACCAAAGCAATTACAAAGCATTAGGAGTGTTGCATTGCCACCAGAACAGGCTGTACAGTCTGTGGACACTACTTGTTAGTGCTCCTTGGACAGAAGTTGTACCATGCTTGTAAACATAAGTCACAATGGCAGTGACGCTCTTAAAATATAAAGTATATACTGCATATCAGTGTTTGCATGAACAAGGTAATACGTATGCATAAGAGGTCATAAGCTCCAGCCTTCCAATAGGTAGTGTAAACATTACTATAATGGTGTACAGCTCACCTGACCAACAGGTCGTTGATTCACACCCACTGTGACTGGGGTGACACTGTTCTCTGCTACGATACTCAGCCCCACCTCCAACAGTTCTGCACTTCCATTGGGTAGATCAAAACTTGCCTTAATAAGTGACAATtatgatgatcatgtgatccattgaACAGCTCACATGATCCAGAAGGGTCCAGTTTATTTCACCAGATGCAGGTGTGAAGTCATGAATGTTACTCCAATTATTGTTCACCAAACTCACACCAGCCTTGTTGAACTGATCTGCATTACGGAGAAACTAATCATGTATCATGATTGGGAAGTGCAGCAACAACTTATACCTGCTTAATATAGCTACCACcgtaataaggtcactgtgtatTAAGATCACCTGTCTAGACCAGTAAACTTGAACATCTACAAATGCATCATTTGTGTACAAGCTTGGCGCTTATAAACTCCCAGTACAAGTGACCTAGTGAATAAAGTTGGCCCACGGTTCTATCTACTTCAATATCCATACCACACATAGTGTGTACATCATGGGCGATGGAGACAGGGGGGCGGGGGGGCCAtggtccccccccccccccccccccccccaacttttatgggacactgttttgcaagaaaagatcaagatactctaatagaacagtcaggatctggatactctaatactctaatagagcagtcacagtgttcagagaagcagtgtagtaagttactcagctacgtatgtgtagataaggagatataattggtggagagcagctatatattgtcagcaggctgtgaccttttttttgtttgttttttggtcttcaacttacagctggcctggccccctcactctttggcctgctccaccgcccctggtgTACATACATATTGTATAGCCTTTTGGAGAGGATTTTTTTTCAATTCCACCCTCAAAATTTGTAGCTCAATCAAATAGCATTGTTTGAGTATTATAAATGCATAAACCTGAAGAATCATTCCCACTTGAAATTTTGGATAGTGGGATCTGTGAAAAATTTTCCCTTGAAAAATCCTGCTATTTGGAAATTATCGTGAATGCCTGAATACCTGATGACACCTTTAAAGTCCCAAAGTATGAATTCCTTAGGACATAAACTGACCTgtaaataaggacaccttgataatcaggacactattggtgtgtccatattacactggtgccaaggtgtccatattacactggtcccaaggtgtccatattacactggtcccaaggtatccatattacactggtcccaaggtgtccatattacactggtcccaagatGTCCATATAACACTGGtgccaaggtgtccatattacactggtcccaaggtgtccatattacactggtccccaggtgtccatgtaacactggtcccaaggtgtccatattacactggtgccaaggtgtccatattacactggtgccaaggtgtccatattacactggtcccaagatGTCCATATAACACTGGTGCCAAGGTgcccatattacactggtcccaaggtgtccatattacactggtccccaggtgtccatgtaacactggtcccaaggtgtccatattacactggtgccaaggtgtccatattacactggtgcCAAGGTGTCCATGtaacactggtcccaaggtgtccatattacactggtgcCAAGGTGTCCATGtaacactggtcccaaggtgtccatattacactggtcccaaggtgtccatattacactggtcccaaggtgtccatattacactggtcccaaggtgtccatattacactggtcccaaggtgtccatattacactggtcccaaggtgtccatataacactggtcccaaggtgtccatattacactggtcccaaggtgtccatattacactggtcccagtatacacacatacagctaTACCTTCCAGTTGAGGGTAAGAAGCCGTGAAACATCCAAACTTCATTTTAGTACATGACTCAATGACTGGTTGGGAAGAACAATGTAGCAACACTTCCATCTTGCTGCAGTCTCTACTACGGAATTGTTGACAGGCCACCATCACTCGACACTGACTACAATCTCTTAGGAATATACTAGACAGAGAACAACAAACTGTTATGGAATGTCAAGAAATATTTTCATGAGCAATACCTGTGTGATTTTTGAACCAGTTTGCAAGATAGTTTCAGGTTACCTTAATTTGTATATCACAAATAATGTACTTTGTCCAGCTTGCAAAGAGATTTTACAGTAGGGGCCTTCTGAATCTATTCAGTCTATAGGTCCCCacataaaacacacacacatatcccATTATAGTACCAGGGACCTGATCATTATCACAGTCCAGACAAAGCTAAGCGGAGTCAGAATATTGACATAGAAACTTTGTCAAATGCAGAGTAAAATTCCCAGAACTTGCAGTTCCCGGGGAGTCACAACTGAAGATGTAAATTATCTAGCTACAAAGATTTATCAAATATCACACCTTCCTTTGACTGGTCCAACAAATATTTGACAGCTAACACAGTCATCAACAGTTATAGCAGCAGAATGGTCAAACAAAAATATGGAACAATCCTGTAGTAACAATGAAGTACTATCAAACATGTTGATGTATACAAACAAAAACACACCTTGCAGTTCTGTATCAAGAATTGTTGACCATTAACAGTGCCAGGAATTTTGCCCACTGTAACACCTTCAAGATCACTGTACATGTAGTCCTTTGGGTCAGGCCTGTCTGCCCGCTCCCTAATGACACAATGATAAAACGtggtgtgcattatttagaTTAACATATAGCTTTACCAACTGTATGGCTTTCTCGCCGGCTCCTGTGGTGTATCTTCCCGCCGCCGGGATTGCCTGGAGAACCATTTTCCCATCTTCACGTCGGTTCGATTTGTTTATCTGTTACAATGGCAACATCATGTACTGACTATAAGCGCAATATACCAATTGGCGCTTTAATTTTCAATTATTTTCTACGCGCCAACTGGTCCAAGATGTCGCTCTACGACGGTATAGAAGTGGAGACAGCCCCGATATCACCCATCAATATACCACAAGCGATGGAAGTTGATCGGGAAAGTGAGAAGCCGCCAGCAACATCAGCACCAATTGTAACCACTGGCAACAGCAATGTTACAACCAGTAATACAAGCAGCAGTAAGTGTACACGTGTTGATATGAGGTGTTGTATAACGTTGACTGGTTGTTAAGGTGGTTTAGCTAGTAGTTTAAAGTTTATGGCACCTCAGCTACAGAGGAGGAAGGCCCCCACTAAAGCAAGTCAGGTGACCCCAATATATACTGGAGTGTATGACTTGTAAATATCATGTATAATTGTTACAGAGAATTAAAGCTCAGCCGTCCACTGCTGTATTGGGTGGGAAATCATCTACTGTCATACAAGTATGTTTAGTGTTGTGGtatgtaatttaatttatagaTGTGTCTAACAAAGGTGTGGTCATAAAAATGCACCACATACACAAATTACCAAACATTTTTGTTGGGCAAAAGAAATACAATGTAAACTAGAACTTATCAATCAAGCAACGATAAAAACGGGTAGTTTGAGGACTAAAAACCATTAGGCGTGGTAAAATAAGTTACTTTTCTGACGTTAAAGTGAGGTAGTTTAAATTTCATGTTCataaaccacctgtacagaaaagTGACCCCGTTATTGCTTTTCAGCAAATCCCGAGTATTAATAAAGTATGATTACAAGGTTTGTGTTCAGGTAGTGATTACTTGATGCGGTATTGTAGTGCGCAGAAACACTTCGAAAGCGTTTGCCGTACATTGATTTTCCAGATCTTTTTGCCCTACCTAAATGGGGATTGCGATATGCAAGAATGATGTAATAGAGTGCCACACCTTCTTGTTAAACCCATTTATAATGGGTATACAGTGTTTTCAGCAAACCGTCTCTGTGATATTTCGAAAATCTTGATAAGTGAAATGaggagtatcaaagcgctttATTCATCTAGGGTGCAGCACTCTGTAACATCACTTGTGCACGGTAAGATTTAATTTTTCAAGGCCAAGAACATATGTGTTGTATGCTTGGAAAATTTTATAAATGCGAATGCAAATGAATTGTACTAGAAGTCAGTGTATTGTTATGTTGCCTGGTAAAAGTATACTACATACTTGTTCCATGGAGAGTCATTTTGCTTAGGAACAGTTTTTGCAATAGGATGCTCTTTTGTCCTCCCTTTCCCTCGTAAAGTATCATGAAATCCAAAGCCATAGCAGCTTTTTGCAAGACTTGGCTAGGACAAAATCTGGCAACAAAAAATATATTTAACAAGATTTTCATTTTTATAGAAGATTATCGAGTCTGTCTAAGCAATTGAGCAATATTATCACATATGATCAGACCTTCACATTTCTGTGATCATGCAATTGAAATAGTTATgcacaaacatgcatgcatggggtTTGTGAAGAAGTACTTTTCTCACAGCTTGCATGCCAGCAAACAATGTAATAAATTTTGACTCTTTGCAATAATCAGGTTTCTATTTTTGTGTAGCCAAATATGGTACTATGTAACTTCGtgcatggaaaatttcagacaGTCTAAAGGATACCTTTTCCGATATGTTACTACCTTATAGACTAACATTACACACAGTCAACCATCAGAGTTGGTCGAAGATGAGTttgcgatgggtgtggtcgatGAATATGACCCATTCAACCCCAATGATTACGACCTCATTGTAAAGGATCGACGCAAGAGGGATGATGATGaaggtgatgatgatgactttAGAAGGAGAGGAGATGATAGGAGGTTTGTACTGCTACAATATAGCTAAAACACTACCTGAGGGGTTCATAACTCAGCTACAGTGtgctagaaattttaaaatgggagaTCTTATCTGATATTTGTAATGCTTTTGGAATAGTAAAATTATAAATCTCTAGTATCTCTAGTACTGGCACCAGCGAGTTTGTGGCCTGTATCCCCAGTTTCACTGTCCAATGATTTGCAAGATTTTTGTTCTAAAATCTTGCCCAAAAACTCCTCAAGATTTGAAATCTCGCACAAGATTTTTCCAAGTTGTGGATCCATCAATACTATACCTAGTCTAACTGGAATAGGTTAATCTCTTGCTTATGTAGTAGTCTAACTAGATCCTTGCTAACTAGCACTATATATACTTCCAGAATACTTGATGTTTACGATGTAGAAATATGCAGA comes from Dysidea avara chromosome 4, odDysAvar1.4, whole genome shotgun sequence and encodes:
- the LOC136252877 gene encoding protein XRP2-like, which gives rise to MGKWFSRQSRRREDTPQEPARKPYSWERADRPDPKDYMYSDLEGVTVGKIPGTVNGQQFLIQNCKDCSIFLFDHSAAITVDDCVSCQIFVGPVKGSIFLRDCSQCRVMVACQQFRSRDCSKMEVLLHCSSQPVIESCTKMKFGCFTASYPQLEDQFNKAGVSLVNNNWSNIHDFTPASGEINWTLLDHASFDLPNGSAELLEVGLSIVAENSVTPVTVGVNQRPVGQCCLLVFINKDHVINVNQAVQVCRHAHKKGLVLVQIQEQTLTKQATSDLFSSDDKIAQKASGVKLIGLEVVHDDCKTVVMAILDEVCPTREDIFVSCDPEQTSKEIELFFNAAQNNLTL